A stretch of Macadamia integrifolia cultivar HAES 741 chromosome 7, SCU_Mint_v3, whole genome shotgun sequence DNA encodes these proteins:
- the LOC122084537 gene encoding transcription factor bHLH113-like isoform X2: MASVNEGFDEDLFPGGNFTDFLGSVDDASLDMAGTGSFIFPVENTPEILCFEKPCNQGDNALSEYGVVAQKSGTTASDSSSATSSNHSSTGSFSKSQGGEAKIEQKKRNELDLGSVPASGLVPGVPFGNQRTNKKAKTENPASTGPAKAKKERIGERIITLQKLVCPYGKTDAASVLHEAMGYIRFLHDQVQVLSSPYMQRLPSSEPVHEGRGKEEEGSKCDLRSRGLCLVPVQCMAHVANSNGADFWLSGMASNSNSKQ; this comes from the exons ATGGCATCTGTGAACGAGGGTTTCGACGAAGACCTGTTCCCTGGCGGGAATTTCACTGATTTTCTAGGTTCCGTAGACGACGCTAGTCTTGATATGGCCGGCACTGGAAGCTTTATCTTTCCGGTAGAAAACACTCCTGAGATACTCTGTTTTGAGAAACCATGCAACCAAGGAGACAATGCGCTCAGTGAGTATGGGGTGGTCGCCCAGAAATCGGGAACCACGGCTAGTGACTCTTCTTCGGCTACATCTAGCAATCACAGTAGCACTGGTAGCTTCTCCAAG TCCCAAGGCGGAGAAGCTAAGATAGAGCAAAAGAAACGAAATGAATTGGACCTGGGATCGGTTCCTGCTTCGGGCTTGGTCCCAGGAGTTCCATTTGGCAACCAGAGAACGAACAAGAAGGCTAAAACAGAGAACCCCGCCTCGACAGGGCCTGCAAAG GCGAAGAAAGAGAGGATTGGAGAACGGATTATAACATTGCAGAAACTTGTTTGTCCTTACGGGAAG ACAGACGCGGCTTCAGTTCTTCACGAAGCGATGGGGTATATTAGATTTCTCCATGACCAAGTTCAG GTTTTGAGTTCTCCGTATATGCAGCGACTGCCATCGTCTGAACCTGTTCAT gagggaagagggaaggaagaagaaggatcaAAATGcgatctgaggagcaggggctTGTGCTTGGTTCCAGTTCAATGCATGGCTCACGTGGCCAATAGTAATGGAGCTGATTTCTGGTTGTCCGGCATGGCATCCAACTCAAACTCCAAGCAATGA
- the LOC122084537 gene encoding transcription factor bHLH113-like isoform X1, protein MASVNEGFDEDLFPGGNFTDFLGSVDDASLDMAGTGSFIFPVENTPEILCFEKPCNQGDNALSEYGVVAQKSGTTASDSSSATSSNHSSTGSFSKSQGGEAKIEQKKRNELDLGSVPASGLVPGVPFGNQRTNKKAKTENPASTGPAKAKKERIGERIITLQKLVCPYGKTDAASVLHEAMGYIRFLHDQVQVLSSPYMQRLPSSEPVHVNEGRGKEEEGSKCDLRSRGLCLVPVQCMAHVANSNGADFWLSGMASNSNSKQ, encoded by the exons ATGGCATCTGTGAACGAGGGTTTCGACGAAGACCTGTTCCCTGGCGGGAATTTCACTGATTTTCTAGGTTCCGTAGACGACGCTAGTCTTGATATGGCCGGCACTGGAAGCTTTATCTTTCCGGTAGAAAACACTCCTGAGATACTCTGTTTTGAGAAACCATGCAACCAAGGAGACAATGCGCTCAGTGAGTATGGGGTGGTCGCCCAGAAATCGGGAACCACGGCTAGTGACTCTTCTTCGGCTACATCTAGCAATCACAGTAGCACTGGTAGCTTCTCCAAG TCCCAAGGCGGAGAAGCTAAGATAGAGCAAAAGAAACGAAATGAATTGGACCTGGGATCGGTTCCTGCTTCGGGCTTGGTCCCAGGAGTTCCATTTGGCAACCAGAGAACGAACAAGAAGGCTAAAACAGAGAACCCCGCCTCGACAGGGCCTGCAAAG GCGAAGAAAGAGAGGATTGGAGAACGGATTATAACATTGCAGAAACTTGTTTGTCCTTACGGGAAG ACAGACGCGGCTTCAGTTCTTCACGAAGCGATGGGGTATATTAGATTTCTCCATGACCAAGTTCAG GTTTTGAGTTCTCCGTATATGCAGCGACTGCCATCGTCTGAACCTGTTCATGTAAAT gagggaagagggaaggaagaagaaggatcaAAATGcgatctgaggagcaggggctTGTGCTTGGTTCCAGTTCAATGCATGGCTCACGTGGCCAATAGTAATGGAGCTGATTTCTGGTTGTCCGGCATGGCATCCAACTCAAACTCCAAGCAATGA
- the LOC122084536 gene encoding pentatricopeptide repeat-containing protein At1g05600 has translation MRWPGFLTPTHLSQLLRKQKHPLTAFRIFNEAKSRYPNYRHNGPVYSTMIDILGSSGRFSEMKELIEQMKDDSCESKDSVLASAIKTYAEADLLDEAISLFKNLPQFNCVNWTKSFNTILEVLLNKAKFETAHRLYLENSNRWEVKTHLRSFNLFIDALCRRKRSDLALELFQEMSAQSCYPDRETYRLLMKGLCEDGRLNEATHLLYSMLWRISQKGCGEDISIYIILLHALCDNGQVESAWEILAKVLRKGLKAPKRSLQGLDLNRCLDGENPERIKGLISEALIRGGIPSSASYSAIASDLYSEGKICDANKVFDEMRERGFLPSVSMYEAKISALCKAGRAEEAVKVIEKDMVEGNCVPSVTTYNIVMKGLCDEGQPLMAMGYLEKMSKQVGCCANKESYGILMDGLCGEDQYAEGSRVLERMLDKGFWPCNDTYNRIIRGLCLVGKRYEAVLWLEEMFSRGKTPKSSVWESLVIAVCSDMAEAGASVVDTLQQLTKSAPIEPFFCSENSDKMV, from the coding sequence ATGAGATGGCCAGGGTTTCTCACACCAACGCATCTCTCTCAGCTCCTCAGAAAGCAGAAGCATCCGTTAACTGCTTTTCGAATCTTCAACGAGGCCAAATCCCGCTATCCCAATTATCGCCACAACGGTCCCGTCTACTCCACTATGATAGACATCCTCGGAAGCTCAGGCCGCTTCTCCGAGATGAAAGAATTGATCGAACAGATGAAAGATGACTCCTGCGAGAGTAAAGATTCTGTTCTTGCCAGTGCAATCAAAACCTACGCCGAAGCGGACTTGCTCGACGAAGCAATCTCTTTGTTTAAAAACCTTCCACAATTCAATTGCGTGAATTGGACTAAATCCTTCAATACCATCTTGGAAGTACTCCTGAATAAAGCAAAGTTCGAGACGGCACATCGTCTCTACTTGGAGAATTCAAATAGGTGGGAGGTGAAGACCCATCTCCGTTCCTTCAACTTGTTCATCGATGCTCTTTGTCGGAGAAAGCGTTCGGATCTTGCCCTGGAGTTATTCCAAGAGATGAGTGCTCAATCCTGCTATCCAGATAGGGAGACCTATCGATTGTTAATGAAAGGCTTATGTGAAGATGGAAGGCTAAATGAGGCTACCCATTTGCTGTATTCCATGCTCTGGAGGATTTCACAGAAGGGTTGTGGTGAGGATATAAGCATTTACATAATCTTGTTACACGCTTTATGTGACAATGGGCAAGTCGAATCGGCTTGGGAAATCCTTGCCAAGGTCTTGAGGAAAGGATTGAAGGCTCCGAAAAGGAGCCTGCAGGGTCTCGACCTGAACCGATGTCTTGATGGTGAAAACCCAGAAAGAATTAAGGGTTTAATCAGTGAGGCTCTGATCAGAGGTGGTATTCCTAGTTCGGCTAGCTATAGTGCCATCGCTTCAGATCTTTATTCCGAAGGCAAGATCTGCGATGCCAACAAAGTGTTCGATGAAATGCGGGAGAGGGGTTTTTTGCCATCAGTTTCGATGTACGAGGCAAAGATATCAGCCTTGTGTAAAGCTGGAAGAGCTGAGGAAGCTGTGAAGGTGATTGAAAAGGACATGGTGGAGGGGAATTGTGTTCCCTCTGTCACAACGTATAATATTGTGATGAAAGGCTTGTGTGATGAAGGACAGCCACTGATGGCCATGGGCTACTTAGAGAAGATGTCTAAACaggtgggttgctgtgctaacAAGGAGTCTTATGGTATTTTAATGGATGGATTGTGTGGAGAAGATCAATATGCTGAAGGGAGTAGGGTTCTAGAGAGGATGTTGGACAAAGGTTTTTGGCCTTGTAATGACACTTATAATAGAATTATCAGAGGGCTTTGCCTAGTGGGCAAGAGATACGAAGCTGTGCTCTGGCTGGAGGAGATGTTCAGCAGAGGAAAGACACCAAAGAGTTCTGTGTGGGAGTCATTAGTAATTGCTGTATGTTCTGATATGGCCGAGGCTGGCGCTTCTGTTGTTGATACACTTCAACAGCTCACCAAATCCGCCCCTATTGAACCTTTTTTTTGTAGTGAGAACTCTGATAAAATGGTCTAG
- the LOC122084538 gene encoding uncharacterized protein LOC122084538, which produces MGVGEGEGEGEWVVRKPSRSDEVVEAEEQLRIASKIKDHFDSMAPKRPIKPNRSEPDSSSSFSTVSSLDEENVPEYHKFLSLKSQQSDPIFSEGSSSVQEEFVETPYYKDLISIDKQHHTTGSGFIRVGESFGDGYGLELNRGGRDHVRAGETVAFRSNPATNDWIPSTEEAGEANFVSSKPNRSENSLDG; this is translated from the exons ATGGgagttggagaaggagaaggagaaggagagtgGGTGGTGAGGAAACCCAGTCGCAGCGACGAAGTGGTGGAAGCAGAGGAGCAATTGAGGATCGCCAGTAAGATCAAAGATCATTTCGACTCCATGGCACCCAAGCGACCCATCAAGCCCAACCGCAGCGAacctgattcttcttcttccttttctactGTGTCGTCCTTGGATGAAGAAAACGTTCCTGAATACCACAAGTTCCTATCCCTTAAATCACAACAATCTGAT CCAATCTTTTCAGAAGGATCATCGTCTGTGCAAGAGGAGTTTGTGGAGACCCCTTACTACAAGGATTTGATATCGATTGACAAGCAACATCACACG ACAGGGAGTGGGTTTATAAGGGTGGGAGAAAGCTTCGGAGATGGATATGGTTTAGAGTTGAACAGGGGTGGTCGTGACCATGTGCGAGCAGGAGAGACGGTGGCTTTCAGAAGCAATCCAGCAACAAACGATTGGATTCCTAGCACCGAAGAAGCGGGCGAG GCCAATTTCGTCTCTTCCAAACCCAATCGGAGCGAGAATTCATTGGATGGCTGA
- the LOC122083668 gene encoding MFP1 attachment factor 1-like produces the protein MSDKEQSNREVEVEGTKPPTPMAETDQSQQQQQPQQSSGVNLEKMSRFSIWPPTQHTREAVIKRLVETLSTPSVLSKRYGSMPPEEASSAARQIEEEAYSAPSLAASSNTAEDDGIEILQLYSKEISKKMLETVKARAASVSSPDNPSKASDAATDVTAASATRPASEEISSAQTES, from the coding sequence ATGAGTGACAAGGAGCAAAGCAACCGAGAGGTCGAAGTCGAAGGAACTAAGCCTCCGACTCCAATGGCGGAAACCGACCAGTcccagcagcagcaacagccaCAGCAGAGTTCGGGCGTGAATCTGGAGAAGATGAGTAGATTTAGCATTTGGCCTCCCACGCAGCACACACGGGAAGCCGTTATCAAACGCCTCGTTGAAACCCTATCTACCCCTTCTGTCCTCTCTAAGCGCTACGGATCTATGCCACCAGAGGAGGCCTCCTCTGCCGCTCGCCAAATCGAAGAGGAAGCCTACTCTGCCCCTTCCTTAGCTGCCTCTTCCAACACAGCCGAAGACGACGGGATCGAGATTCTTCAGCTCTACTCTAAGGAGATCAGCAAGAAAATGCTCGAAACTGTAAAAGCCAGAGCCGCCTCTGTGTCTTCCCCTGACAATCCATCGAAGGCTTCCGATGCCGCCACAGATGTCACTGCCGCGTCTGCTACTCGTCCTGCCAGTGAGGAAATCTCATCTGCCCAAACTGAATCTTAG
- the LOC122083795 gene encoding cytochrome P450 81Q32-like — MELLYYFIFCFSILFLLSKLLLQKKKHSPPSPTALPIIGHLHLFKKSLHRTLEALAGQYGPILSLQFGFRSVLVVSTPSAIEECFTKNDTILANRPYCFAGEHLAYNYTAFIWSPYGHHWSILRRITNVEIFSSDSLKTSSIIRNKEITHLVRQLYRGSDVGKLQKVELKSLFLQLTLNITMGLVTGKRLFGDKEVNVELREKYLEILREQPASQTMFMSMLDFLPFLRWVGFVGEEKKIIRFHRKRDAFLQGLIDDRRRRRSNFSQKIKEGERKKTLVDALLCLQEAEPEYYPDDIIKGVILVLFTAGIDTSALTLEWAMSLLLNHPEALKKAREEIDNNVEQGRLIEDSDLAKLPYLRCIINETLRLFPVAPLLLPHVSSKECSIGGYAVHPGTILLVNAWAVHRDPKIWFESTSFKPERFEGIEGEREGFKFIPFGLGRRMCPGAGMGIRVVSLALGALLQCFEWGRVGPEKVDMSEDPGLTIPKAKPLEAMYMPRPSMISLCTQL; from the exons atggaGCTCTTGTActactttattttctgtttctccATCCTCTTCCTACTCTCAAAACTTCTActccaaaaaaagaaacactCACCTCCTTCACCAACTGCTCTTCCAATAATAGGCCACCTCCATCTCTTCAAGAAATCACTTCACCGAACCCTAGAAGCACTTGCAGGCCAATATGGCCCAATCCTATCTCTCCAATTTGGATTCCGCTCTGTCCTCGTTGTTTCCACTCCATCAGCCATCGAAGAATGCTTCACCAAGAACGACACCATCCTTGCAAACCGGCCTTACTGCTTCGCCGGTGAACATCTAGCTTACAACTACACCGCTTTTATATGGTCTCCCTATGGTCATCACTGGTCCATCCTCCGCCGAATCACCAACGTTGAAATCTTCTCCTCTGACAGTCTCAAGACTTCTTCGATTATCCGAAACAAAGAGATCACCCACCTTGTTCGTCAATTGTATCGAGGCTCAGATGTGGGAAAATTGCAGAAGGTGGAattgaaatccctatttttacAACTGACTCTGAACATCACGATGGGGTTGGTTACGGGAAAGAGGCTTTTTGGAGACAAAGAGGTTAATGTGGAGCTGCGGGAGAAGTATCTCGAGATTTTGAGGGAGCAACCGGCCAGTCAAACCATGTTCATGAGCATGCTTGATTTCTTGCCATTCTTGAGGTGGGTTGGCTTCGTGGgcgaagagaagaagataataagGTTTCATAGAAAGAGAGATGCATTCTTGCAGGGTTTGATCGATGATCGTCGAAGAAGAAGGAGTAATTTTAGCCAAAAGATTAAGGagggggagaggaagaagacactTGTTGATGCTCTTTTGTGCCTTCAAGAAGCAGAACCGGAATATTACCCCGACGATATTATCAAAGGCGTTATCTTG GTCTTGTTCACAGCAGGAATAGACACCTCGGCGCTCACCCTTGAATGGGCAATGTCACTGCTGCTAAATCATCCAGAGGCACTAAAGAAGGCCagggaagaaattgacaacaatGTCGAGCAAGGGCGTTTGATAGAAGACTCAGATCTTGCAAAGCTTCCCTACCTTCGGTGTATCATCAACGAGACGCTTAGACTGTTTCCTGTGGCACCACTTCTATTACCTCATGTGTCATCTAAAGAGTGCAGTATAGGGGGTTATGCTGTCCATCCTGGAACCATACTCTTGGTGAATGCCTGGGCCGTTCACAGAGATCCTAAGATCTGGTTTGAATCCACAAGCTTCAAGCCAGAGAGGTTCGAAGGTAtcgaaggagaaagagaaggtttTAAGTTTATCCCATTTGGTTTGGGGAGAAGAATGTGTCCAGGTGCAGGCATGGGCATAAGGGTGGTGTCTTTGGCATTGGGAGCCCTGCTTCAGTGTTTTGAGTGGGGAAGGGTTGGCCCCGAGAAGGTGGACATGAGCGAAGATCCAGGGCTTACTATCCCCAAGGCCAAGCCATTGGAGGCCATGTACATGCCACGTCCATCCATGATTAGTCTATGCACCCAGCTTTGA